A genomic window from Vigna radiata var. radiata cultivar VC1973A chromosome 2, Vradiata_ver6, whole genome shotgun sequence includes:
- the LOC106779860 gene encoding cellulose synthase-like protein H1 codes for MANQNFLPLYEKNWYKHNYKRVTESLLLILLLLLLGYRVISVKNYSFPWFVALLCESWFTISWFFTLTTQWSPTVIKTYPDRLLQSVEEVPAVDMFVTTADPVLEPPIITVNTVLSLLALDYPPHKLACYVSDDGCSPLTFYALQEASKFAKFWVPFCKKYDVQVRAPFRYFSAKPQVSTVNNTTEFKQEWLHMKDMYDNLNHKIELVELQKSNPCHGEFDIFSNTERTNHPTIIQVICENKECLADGLPHLIYISREKKPKQSHHFKAGAMNVLTRVSGLMTNAPFILNVDCDMIVNNPKVVLHALCILLDSKGEKEVAFAQFPQQFYATLKDDPFGNQMAILIKYLTAGIAGLQGPFYSGTNCFHRRKVIYGLYPDSMEKGNSLSENELEQKFGDSKEIMKTSAHALEGKTYFPNHTNISIAIDIAAQVASCGYEQGTGWGKQVGWIYGSITEDKLLGLTIHEKGWRSELCTPNPIAFTGFAPGGGPIAMAQQKRWAIGLLEIFFSKHCPIFGTIFHKLTLRQCLAYMWIINYWGLKPLFELCYASLLSYCIITNSNFLPMDQGICISIAFFIIYKIYTISEYLSAGLSYRAWWNNQRMSRITRMNAGFCAFVCILLKLLRISDTVFDVTKKDVPLSDDVRDDKDAGRFTFDESLIFLPGTTMLLLQLTMMFIKVLGLQPLMPTTTHDGNGCGIGEIFCSVYLIICYWPFLRGLFETGKYRIPLSTIYKSIVLTCLFVHLSRKTVPA; via the exons ATGGCGAACCAAAACTTTCTCCCCCTCTATGAAAAGAACTGGTACAAGCACAATTACAAAAGGGTAACAGAGAGCTTGCTTTTGATCCTCCTCTTATTGCTGCTAGGTTACCGAGTTATCTCTGTCAAAAACTACTCTTTCCCTTGGTTTGTTGCCCTTTTATGTGAGTCATGGTTCACCATCTCTTGGTTTTTCACTCTCACCACTCAGTGGAGTCCAACAGTAATCAAAACCTACCCAGATCGTCTCTTGCAAAG TGTGGAGGAGGTTCCAGCAGTGGATATGTTTGTGACAACAGCAGACCCTGTGCTTGAACCACCTATTATCACAGTGAACACTGTGTTGTCTCTGTTAGCACTTGATTATCCACCTCACAAGCTTGCTTGTTATGTCTCTGACGATGGTTGTTCACCCCTAACCTTCTACGCTCTTCAAGAAGCCTCCAAATTTGCAAAGTTTTGGGTACCATTCTGTAAGAAGTATGATGTGCAAGTTAGAGCTCCCTTCAGATACTTTTCTGCCAAACCACAAGTCTCAACAGTCAACAACACAACAGAATTCAAACAAGAATGGTTACATATGAAA GATATGTATGATAATCTTAACCATAAAATAGAATTAGTCGAGCTCCAAAAGTCAAATCCATGTCATGGAGAATTTGACATTTTCTCAAACACTGAGAGGACAAACCATCCAACTATAATTCAG GTTATATGCGAGAACAAGGAATGTCTTGCAGATGGATTGCCGCATTTGATATACATATCTAGAGAGAAAAAGCCAAAACAGTCACATCATTTCAAAGCTGGTGCAATGAATGTGTTG ACAAGAGTCTCTGGGTTGATGACGAATGCTCCATTTATCTTGAACGTGGACTGTGACATGATTGTAAACAATCCAAAGGTTGTTCTGCATGCCTTGTGCATTTTGCTTGATTccaaaggagaaaaagaagttGCATTTGCTCAATTTCCTCAACAGTTCTATGCTACATTGAAGGACGATCCTTTCGGAAATCAGATGGCAATTCTTATTAAG TACTTGACTGCTGGAATAGCTGGGTTACAAGGACCTTTCTACAGTGGAACAAACTGCTTCCATAGAAGAAAAGTTATTTATGGCCTTTATCCAGATAGCATGGAAAagg GAAACAGTTTATCAGAGAATGAATTAGAACAAAAGTTTGGAGATTCAAAGGAGATTATGAAAACATCTGCTCATGCTTTGGAGGGAAAGACATATTTTCCCAATCATACTAATATTTCTATAGCAATTGACATTGCTGCACAAGTTGCAAGTTGTGGATATGAACAAGGCACTGGCTGGGGCAAACAG GTGGGTTGGATATATGGATCAATAACAGAAGATAAACTCCTTGGACTGACCATACATGAAAAGGGTTGGAGATCGGAATTGTGTACACCAAACCCAATTGCCTTCACGGGCTTTGCTCCAGGAGGTGGCCCAATAGCAATGGCCCAACAAAAGAGATGGGCCATAGGATTGCTTGAGATCTTCTTTAGCAAGCACTGTCCTATTTTTGGCACCATTTTCCATAAACTTACTTTGAGGCAATGCTTAGCATATATGTGGATTATCAACTACTGGGGCTTAAAGCCACTCTTTGAACTATGCTATgcatctcttctttcatattGCATCATCACCAATTCCAATTTCTTACCCATG GACCAAGGAATATGTATTTCCATTgcatttttcataatttacaaGATATATACTATATCAGAATATTTATCAGCAGGACTGTCATACAGAGCATGGTGGAACAATCAAAGGATGTCGAGAATAACACGCATGAATGCTGGTTTTTGTGCATTTGTCTGCATCCTACTGAAGTTGTTAAGAATATCTGACACAGTATTTGACGTAACAAAGAAAGATGTACCTCTTTCAGATGATGTTAGAGATGATAAGGATGCTGGTAGGTTCACCTTTGATGAGTCCCTAATTTTCTTGCCAGGCACTACCATGTTGTTGCTGCAATTGACGATGATGTTTATCAAGGTATTGGGATTGCAACCACTAATGCCAACAACAACACATGATGGAAATGGA TGTGGAATTGGTGAGATTTTTTGCAGtgtttatttgattatttgttattGGCCATTTCTGAGGGGATTATTTGAGACAGGAAAATATAGGATTCCCTTGTCTACAATATACAAATCAATTGTCTTAACATGTCTCTTTGTACACCTTTCTAGAAAAACTGTTCCTGCTTGA